One window of the Anaeromyxobacter dehalogenans 2CP-C genome contains the following:
- a CDS encoding ScyD/ScyE family protein, with protein sequence MERTGRGFVGAVLLACLAVATSARGAESYTVVAGGLESPRGLAFGPGGRLYVAQAGSGGTTGKISEIRGAGTASPAIRDVVTGLVSAGDEGEFVGVDGLSALGNGTLYAIMALSNEATGFASALGHLLQVNPAGRVRSVADVGDFDFDWTAEHVELAPDDFPDANPYAVLAAGGRVYVADAGANTLDLVRPDGSIQVLAYFPNPLAPDGTPVKDATPTCIAEGPDGALYVGTLALAASLRFGPSAAVYRVDPGAALPGDLEVTLNLATPWATGLPPINGCAFGPDGSFYASLLATGPDLANPHSDVVKIPFDDPTARELLTGGELMFPAGVAVGPDGAVYVSNHAAFVPDGQVVRLARR encoded by the coding sequence ATGGAAAGAACGGGTCGGGGGTTCGTCGGCGCGGTGCTCCTCGCTTGCCTCGCGGTCGCGACGTCGGCGCGCGGCGCGGAGTCGTACACGGTGGTGGCCGGAGGGCTCGAGAGCCCGCGCGGCCTGGCGTTCGGGCCGGGCGGGCGGCTCTACGTGGCGCAGGCCGGCTCGGGCGGTACGACGGGCAAGATCAGCGAGATCCGCGGGGCGGGCACGGCCTCGCCCGCGATCCGCGACGTGGTGACGGGCCTCGTCTCCGCGGGGGACGAGGGGGAGTTCGTGGGGGTGGACGGGCTGTCGGCGCTCGGCAACGGCACGCTCTACGCGATCATGGCGCTCTCGAACGAGGCCACCGGCTTCGCCTCCGCGCTCGGGCATCTCCTGCAGGTGAACCCCGCAGGCAGGGTCCGCAGCGTCGCGGACGTCGGCGACTTCGACTTCGACTGGACGGCCGAGCACGTGGAGCTCGCCCCGGACGACTTCCCGGACGCGAACCCCTACGCCGTGCTGGCCGCCGGTGGGCGCGTCTACGTCGCCGACGCGGGCGCGAACACGCTCGACCTGGTCCGCCCGGACGGCTCGATCCAGGTCCTCGCGTACTTCCCGAACCCGCTCGCGCCGGACGGGACGCCGGTGAAGGACGCGACGCCGACGTGCATCGCCGAGGGACCCGACGGCGCGCTCTACGTCGGGACGCTCGCGCTGGCGGCGAGCCTTCGGTTCGGGCCGTCGGCCGCGGTGTACCGGGTCGATCCGGGCGCGGCGCTCCCGGGCGACCTCGAGGTGACCCTGAACCTCGCGACGCCATGGGCCACGGGTCTCCCGCCGATCAACGGCTGCGCCTTCGGCCCGGACGGCAGCTTCTACGCCTCGCTCCTCGCCACCGGCCCGGACCTCGCGAACCCGCACAGCGACGTCGTGAAGATCCCGTTCGACGACCCGACCGCGCGCGAGCTGCTCACCGGCGGGGAGCTGATGTTCCCCGCCGGCGTGGCGGTCGGGCCGGACGGCGCGGTGTACGTGTCCAACCACGCCGCGTTCGTCCCGGACGGCCAGGTGGTGCGGCTGGCGCGGCGGTGA
- a CDS encoding NAD-dependent epimerase/dehydratase family protein codes for MPRPDPSLPPELHVVFGAGQVGRRLARELLALGHSVRLARRGPPGPALPGLRWLSGDATDPLFAGEACRGADVVYDCTNPPDYHRWDELLAPLRRGIREAAARAGARLVALDCLYMYGRPATSPFDEDAPLAPCSHKGELRALLALELLEAHARGDLRATTGRASDFFGPGAGAAALLGDRLAARLRAGKPFEAFGDPDLPHAYSYVADVARGLAVLGTHDAALGRAWHLPVAWTGSTRGLVEAIGAALGRPARLRAVPDWLLRVGGLLDPTLGAVAEMTYQWKVPYVPDDRRFRAAFGVGPTPAAEAVTATARAIVEGEAPARSPKAA; via the coding sequence ATGCCCCGTCCCGATCCATCCCTTCCCCCGGAGCTCCACGTCGTGTTCGGCGCCGGCCAGGTCGGCCGCCGCCTCGCGCGGGAGCTGCTCGCGCTCGGCCACTCCGTCCGCCTGGCCCGCCGCGGCCCGCCCGGCCCGGCGCTCCCCGGCCTCCGCTGGCTGAGCGGCGACGCCACCGACCCGCTGTTCGCGGGCGAGGCCTGCCGCGGCGCCGACGTGGTCTACGACTGCACCAACCCGCCCGACTACCACCGCTGGGACGAGCTGCTCGCCCCGCTCCGGCGTGGGATCCGCGAGGCCGCGGCCCGCGCCGGCGCGCGCCTCGTCGCGCTGGACTGCCTGTACATGTACGGCCGGCCGGCCACCTCGCCCTTCGACGAGGACGCGCCGCTCGCCCCTTGCAGCCACAAGGGCGAGCTGCGCGCGCTCCTGGCGCTCGAGCTGCTCGAGGCCCACGCCCGCGGGGACCTGCGCGCGACCACCGGCCGCGCCTCCGACTTCTTCGGCCCAGGCGCCGGCGCGGCCGCGTTGCTCGGCGACCGGCTCGCAGCCCGGCTCCGCGCCGGGAAGCCGTTCGAGGCGTTCGGCGACCCCGACCTGCCCCACGCATACTCGTACGTCGCCGACGTGGCGCGCGGCCTCGCCGTGCTCGGCACGCACGACGCCGCGCTGGGGAGGGCGTGGCACCTGCCGGTCGCCTGGACCGGCAGCACCCGCGGCCTGGTGGAGGCGATCGGGGCCGCGCTCGGCAGGCCTGCCCGGCTCCGCGCGGTCCCGGACTGGCTGCTGCGCGTGGGCGGCCTCCTCGATCCGACCCTCGGCGCCGTCGCCGAGATGACCTACCAGTGGAAGGTGCCGTACGTGCCCGACGACCGCCGCTTCCGCGCCGCGTTCGGCGTGGGGCCCACGCCGGCCGCCGAGGCGGTGACGGCGACGGCGCGGGCCATCGTCGAGGGCGAAGCCCCCGCGCGGTCGCCGAAGGCCGCCTGA
- a CDS encoding LysR family transcriptional regulator, with product MQSPPPAPPPAGALDWDHARVLRALLEARSLSGAGARLGVNASTVSRRLAALEAALGARLFDRTPDGVLPTALAESLAPHAEAMERAANALALAAQGRELAAEGEVRLTAAPGVAEYLLAPALPRLLAAHPGVRLTIDATIGYADLTRREADLAVRGVLPASGDLLARKLGTATGGVFGAPRQARALGTLRSLDAARWITWGEDLAHLELTRCILDHVPPERIALRTSHMGTQMAAARAGVGLVLADRNMALACGLAEVRLSPAVRRQLPSPRAGDLWLVVHRALREVPRIAAVWDFVLDQARRLGLTPGNPA from the coding sequence ATGCAAAGCCCTCCGCCCGCGCCCCCGCCCGCCGGCGCGCTCGACTGGGATCACGCGCGCGTCCTCCGCGCGCTCCTCGAGGCGCGCTCGCTCTCCGGCGCGGGCGCGCGCCTGGGCGTGAACGCGTCCACCGTCTCCCGCCGCCTCGCCGCGCTCGAGGCCGCGCTCGGCGCGCGCCTCTTCGATCGGACCCCGGACGGCGTGCTCCCCACCGCGCTGGCCGAGTCGCTCGCGCCGCACGCGGAGGCGATGGAGCGCGCCGCGAACGCGCTCGCGCTGGCGGCGCAGGGGCGCGAGCTCGCGGCCGAGGGCGAGGTGCGGCTCACCGCGGCGCCGGGGGTGGCCGAGTACCTGCTCGCCCCGGCGTTGCCGCGCCTGCTCGCGGCGCACCCCGGCGTGCGCCTGACGATCGACGCCACCATCGGCTACGCCGACCTGACCCGGCGCGAGGCGGACCTGGCCGTCCGCGGGGTGCTCCCGGCGTCCGGCGACCTCCTCGCCCGGAAGCTCGGCACCGCCACCGGCGGCGTGTTCGGCGCGCCGCGCCAGGCCCGCGCGCTCGGCACGCTCCGCAGCCTCGACGCCGCGCGGTGGATCACCTGGGGCGAGGACCTCGCCCACCTCGAGCTCACCCGCTGCATCCTCGACCACGTGCCCCCGGAGCGGATCGCGCTCCGCACCAGCCACATGGGCACGCAGATGGCCGCGGCGCGCGCCGGGGTCGGGCTGGTGCTCGCCGACCGCAACATGGCGCTCGCCTGCGGCCTCGCCGAGGTCCGGCTCTCGCCGGCGGTCCGGCGGCAGCTGCCGTCCCCGCGCGCCGGCGACCTGTGGCTGGTGGTCCACCGGGCGCTCCGCGAGGTGCCGCGGATCGCCGCCGTGTGGGACTTCGTGCTCGACCAGGCGCGGCGGCTGGGGCTGACGCCGGGCAATCCCGCCTGA
- a CDS encoding cytochrome c3 family protein produces MRQPVHRHSRGGLHAPRGNASSRLHPITATAVALAALLVSGCGPEEAPASSAQAGDPAPRKIVEPAPAPLPPRFTTQALPVAGEVCVGSAAHDKHAASGIGCAACHPCGGALGFANPVTFPGGTTSANGTIVSDASGTTCSVGCHAPLGAEPHGVTWTAGPLQCVTCHTDVGAIDPATALSAHPLPDASSGTSCQSCHDTSQHLSGEVRMVDGGGGSAAVTCTGCHSGQGQTLSGETPPLLVGWDDLASGDFHGDRPGTCRFDVLDAAGQRSLGRGAYPCPPNQPDQPGALRITPRWWYANGTSGAFAWICTLQPVDAAGNPVGAPRTGQPCPEGTIQNSTCSSNPAAPSCYPTTLVTRGFGGTLLAPYARGQGAIACARCHDFHASNNAFLLAAEVNGVTIPPGSIDRAGVGAQALCTACHQGDRHEVCKACHRERWVTDGSYSWFEGAPADPAPDGAACFFCHGHEGIQQMEVTSPAYPPNHPYSSGQPQSACTHCHDGWAPPPTEYVAPRFQAGPTATNLTATTATVTWTSSEKATSYVEYGVGTAGHVVGDDAFVVQHSIQLTGLTPGTTYVWRVRTSDVFRNVTHTALQSFTTPAEGALPSPDLGAVEASFEVGTYEATVPLVWFPVTAPAGAVLQYEVQLASDAAFTYLQNGSLTGPGVPGSSVGSTGWVNGTPTTSGGRPALQVPARLFNIPQDWCGPYAPRMYYWRVRVRDQAGHESGWSTPGSFGAFAWDMWC; encoded by the coding sequence ATGCGCCAGCCGGTGCACCGCCACTCGCGCGGCGGCCTCCACGCGCCTCGCGGGAACGCCTCGTCTCGCCTCCATCCGATCACCGCGACCGCCGTCGCGCTCGCCGCCCTCCTGGTCTCCGGCTGCGGGCCGGAGGAGGCGCCGGCGTCTTCGGCCCAGGCCGGCGACCCGGCACCGCGCAAGATCGTCGAGCCCGCGCCGGCGCCGCTGCCGCCGCGGTTCACCACCCAGGCGCTCCCGGTGGCGGGCGAGGTGTGCGTCGGCTCGGCGGCGCACGACAAGCATGCGGCGTCCGGCATCGGCTGCGCCGCGTGCCACCCGTGCGGCGGCGCGCTCGGGTTCGCGAACCCGGTCACGTTCCCGGGCGGCACCACCAGCGCGAACGGCACGATCGTGAGCGACGCCTCGGGGACCACCTGCTCCGTCGGCTGCCACGCGCCGCTCGGCGCCGAGCCGCATGGGGTGACCTGGACCGCCGGCCCGCTGCAGTGCGTGACCTGCCACACGGACGTCGGCGCGATCGATCCGGCGACCGCGCTCTCCGCGCACCCGCTGCCGGACGCCAGCTCGGGGACGAGCTGCCAGTCCTGCCACGACACCTCCCAGCACCTGAGCGGCGAGGTCCGCATGGTGGACGGCGGCGGCGGCAGCGCGGCCGTCACCTGCACCGGCTGCCACTCCGGCCAGGGTCAGACGCTCTCCGGCGAGACGCCGCCGTTGCTGGTCGGCTGGGACGACCTCGCATCCGGCGACTTCCACGGCGACCGGCCCGGCACCTGCCGGTTCGACGTCCTCGACGCCGCCGGCCAGCGCTCCCTCGGCCGCGGCGCGTATCCCTGTCCGCCGAACCAGCCCGACCAGCCCGGCGCGCTGCGGATCACGCCGCGCTGGTGGTACGCGAACGGCACCTCGGGCGCGTTCGCCTGGATCTGCACGCTGCAGCCGGTGGACGCGGCCGGGAACCCGGTCGGCGCGCCGCGCACCGGGCAGCCCTGCCCGGAGGGCACGATCCAGAACTCCACCTGCAGCAGCAACCCCGCAGCCCCGAGCTGCTACCCGACCACCCTCGTGACGCGCGGCTTCGGCGGGACGCTGCTCGCGCCGTACGCGCGCGGCCAGGGCGCCATCGCCTGCGCGCGCTGCCACGACTTCCACGCCAGCAACAACGCCTTCCTGCTCGCCGCCGAGGTGAACGGCGTCACCATCCCGCCGGGCAGCATCGACCGCGCCGGCGTGGGCGCGCAGGCGCTGTGCACCGCCTGCCATCAGGGTGACCGTCACGAGGTGTGCAAGGCCTGCCACCGCGAGCGGTGGGTCACCGACGGCTCGTACTCGTGGTTCGAGGGCGCGCCGGCGGACCCGGCCCCGGACGGCGCCGCGTGCTTCTTCTGCCACGGGCACGAGGGCATCCAGCAGATGGAGGTCACCTCGCCGGCGTACCCGCCGAACCACCCCTACTCGAGCGGCCAGCCCCAGAGCGCCTGCACGCACTGCCACGACGGGTGGGCGCCGCCGCCCACGGAGTACGTGGCGCCGCGCTTCCAGGCGGGCCCCACCGCGACGAACCTGACGGCGACGACGGCCACCGTGACCTGGACCAGCAGCGAGAAGGCGACGTCGTACGTCGAGTACGGCGTGGGCACCGCCGGCCACGTGGTTGGCGACGACGCGTTCGTCGTCCAGCACTCGATCCAGCTCACCGGCCTGACGCCCGGGACCACCTACGTCTGGCGCGTCCGCACGAGCGACGTGTTCCGGAACGTGACGCATACGGCCCTGCAGTCGTTCACCACGCCGGCCGAGGGCGCGCTGCCGAGCCCGGACCTGGGCGCGGTCGAGGCCAGCTTCGAGGTGGGCACGTACGAGGCGACCGTGCCGCTGGTCTGGTTCCCGGTGACCGCACCGGCGGGCGCGGTGCTCCAGTACGAGGTCCAGCTCGCCTCCGACGCCGCGTTCACGTACCTGCAGAACGGCTCGCTCACGGGTCCGGGCGTGCCGGGAAGCTCGGTGGGCAGCACCGGCTGGGTGAACGGGACGCCGACCACCTCGGGTGGGCGCCCCGCCCTCCAGGTGCCGGCGCGGCTGTTCAACATCCCGCAGGACTGGTGCGGGCCGTACGCGCCGCGGATGTACTACTGGCGCGTGCGCGTCCGCGACCAGGCGGGCCACGAGTCGGGCTGGTCCACGCCGGGCAGCTTCGGCGCGTTCGCCTGGGACATGTGGTGCTGA
- a CDS encoding methyl-accepting chemotaxis protein, whose amino-acid sequence MRSASLATKLVVSIGLAFALVLGGFTAVSAAFTARTVEQQTADALRGRVALVRDMVGVYDASLARATADLLRVFRASYPEGIRSDPSRAAYVEGVALPGLAAGERMVDLDYPTVDRFTATSGAVATVFARAGGDFVRITTSVQRDDGRRAVGTFLGADHPAHRHLLEGEPYTGKAVLFGRDFFTRYEPILQDGKVIGALFVGVDFTEGLAALRERIRAVRTGDQGYFLVVDASGGAGRNRMIVHPTRAGEAAPDGLAPALAARGGAAEGLRIAGADAKGAARAELATCQVFEPWEWLVCGAVPEEELKHDGRRLGLLLSVGGAALVAVLAGLALWLVRRLVLEPLARTARFAERVAGGDLASELEVRARDEVGALGEALNEMVRALRAVVGTLRSASDAVAEACQALSASTAQIAEGASEQAAGAETASGATTELAARVRDVAGGAAETESLAARSAASAAAGGKAVRRAVEAVQEIAGRTAVIEEIAHQTNLLALNAAIEAARSGVHGRGFAVVATEIRRLAERSRAAAAEIGALGASTVQAARLAGEALDAVVPDIARTSELVRGMAGATEEISAGAHEVTGAIGQLDAAIQASASSSEELASTAARLAEEAEALRRSAAWFRTGEPERAATPAARPQALLGAGPGRAA is encoded by the coding sequence ATGCGCTCCGCCTCCCTCGCCACCAAGCTCGTCGTCAGCATCGGCCTCGCGTTCGCCCTCGTCCTCGGCGGCTTCACCGCGGTCTCGGCGGCCTTCACGGCGCGCACCGTCGAGCAGCAGACCGCCGACGCGCTGCGCGGCCGCGTGGCGCTGGTGCGCGACATGGTCGGGGTCTACGACGCCAGCCTGGCCAGGGCGACCGCCGACCTGCTCCGGGTCTTCCGCGCCTCCTACCCGGAGGGCATCCGCTCGGACCCGTCGCGCGCCGCGTACGTCGAGGGCGTGGCGCTCCCCGGCCTCGCCGCCGGTGAACGGATGGTGGATCTCGACTACCCCACGGTCGATCGCTTCACCGCCACGAGCGGCGCGGTCGCGACGGTCTTCGCGCGCGCCGGGGGCGACTTCGTGCGCATCACCACCTCGGTGCAGCGCGACGACGGCCGGCGGGCGGTGGGCACGTTCCTCGGCGCCGACCACCCGGCGCACCGGCACCTGCTCGAGGGCGAGCCCTACACCGGCAAGGCGGTGCTGTTCGGCCGCGACTTCTTCACGCGCTACGAGCCCATCCTCCAGGACGGGAAGGTCATCGGCGCGCTGTTCGTGGGCGTGGACTTCACCGAGGGGCTCGCCGCGCTGCGCGAGCGGATCCGCGCGGTGCGCACCGGCGACCAGGGCTACTTCCTCGTGGTGGACGCCTCCGGCGGCGCCGGGCGAAACCGGATGATCGTGCACCCCACCCGCGCCGGCGAGGCCGCGCCGGACGGGCTCGCGCCCGCGCTCGCCGCCCGGGGCGGCGCCGCCGAGGGGCTGCGCATCGCGGGCGCCGACGCGAAGGGCGCGGCGCGCGCCGAGCTCGCGACCTGCCAGGTGTTCGAGCCGTGGGAATGGCTGGTCTGCGGGGCGGTGCCGGAGGAGGAGCTGAAGCACGACGGGCGGCGCCTCGGGCTCCTGCTGTCGGTGGGCGGCGCCGCGCTGGTGGCCGTGCTGGCGGGCCTGGCGCTCTGGCTGGTGCGGCGCCTGGTGCTCGAGCCGCTGGCGCGCACCGCGCGCTTCGCCGAGCGGGTGGCGGGCGGCGACCTCGCGAGCGAGCTCGAGGTGCGCGCGCGGGACGAGGTGGGCGCGCTCGGCGAGGCGCTGAACGAGATGGTGCGGGCGCTCCGCGCCGTCGTCGGCACGCTGCGCTCCGCCTCCGACGCCGTCGCCGAGGCCTGCCAGGCCCTGTCCGCGTCCACCGCGCAGATCGCCGAGGGCGCCTCGGAGCAGGCGGCCGGGGCCGAGACCGCCAGCGGCGCCACCACCGAGCTCGCCGCGCGGGTGCGCGACGTGGCCGGCGGGGCGGCCGAGACCGAGTCGCTGGCGGCCCGCTCGGCCGCGTCCGCGGCGGCGGGCGGCAAGGCGGTGCGCCGCGCCGTCGAGGCGGTGCAGGAGATCGCCGGGCGCACGGCGGTGATCGAGGAGATCGCGCACCAGACCAACCTGCTCGCGCTGAACGCCGCCATCGAGGCCGCGCGCAGCGGCGTGCACGGACGCGGGTTCGCGGTGGTCGCGACCGAGATCCGGCGGCTCGCCGAGCGGAGCCGGGCCGCCGCCGCCGAGATCGGCGCGCTCGGCGCCTCCACCGTGCAGGCCGCGCGCCTCGCCGGGGAGGCGCTCGACGCCGTGGTCCCGGACATCGCGCGCACCTCGGAGCTGGTGCGCGGCATGGCCGGCGCGACCGAGGAGATCTCCGCCGGCGCGCACGAGGTGACCGGCGCCATCGGCCAGCTCGACGCCGCCATCCAGGCGAGCGCGTCGTCGTCCGAGGAGCTCGCCTCCACCGCCGCCCGGCTCGCCGAGGAGGCCGAGGCCCTGCGCAGGTCCGCAGCCTGGTTCCGCACCGGCGAGCCCGAGCGCGCGGCGACCCCCGCCGCGAGGCCGCAGGCGCTCCTCGGCGCCGGGCCGGGCCGGGCGGCCTGA
- a CDS encoding SDR family NAD(P)-dependent oxidoreductase produces MRRSTALSLTAALAAGAWLAARRLRRRRPLAGGVALVTGGSRGLGLVLARELGRRGMRIVLCARDEEELERARGGLAQEGIDATALPGDVTDEDGMRTLVADVEENLGPVDLLVNSAGIIQVGPAEAMAVEDYRHAMDVLFFGPLHAAEAVLPGMRARRRGTIVNVTSIGAAVGIPHLAPYDAAKFAARGWSEALGAEAAKHGIDVITVVPGLMRTGSFGRALVKGRRYAEASLFSLLASLPLVTVSAERAARRIVRAIEHGERFVIIGLPARLLRLAHSIMPGAIVAILGFVNRFLPTAAPGARHGIALPAELFRRGLARSILTALGERAARRYNEEPA; encoded by the coding sequence ATGCGCCGTTCGACCGCACTGTCGCTGACCGCCGCGCTCGCCGCCGGCGCCTGGCTCGCCGCGCGCCGGCTGCGCCGCCGCCGTCCCCTCGCGGGCGGGGTGGCGCTCGTCACGGGCGGCTCGCGCGGCCTGGGGCTGGTGCTGGCCCGCGAGCTGGGCCGCCGCGGCATGCGGATCGTCCTCTGCGCGCGCGACGAGGAGGAGCTGGAGCGCGCGCGCGGCGGCCTCGCGCAGGAGGGGATCGACGCGACCGCGCTGCCCGGCGACGTGACCGACGAGGACGGGATGCGCACGCTCGTCGCCGACGTGGAGGAGAACCTCGGCCCGGTGGACCTGCTCGTGAACAGCGCCGGGATCATCCAGGTCGGTCCGGCCGAGGCCATGGCGGTGGAGGACTACCGGCACGCCATGGACGTGCTGTTCTTCGGTCCCCTGCACGCCGCCGAGGCGGTGCTGCCGGGCATGCGGGCGCGCCGCCGCGGGACGATCGTGAACGTCACCTCGATCGGCGCCGCGGTGGGGATCCCGCACCTCGCCCCGTACGACGCGGCCAAGTTCGCGGCGCGCGGCTGGTCGGAGGCGCTCGGGGCCGAGGCCGCCAAGCACGGCATCGACGTCATCACGGTGGTGCCCGGGCTGATGCGCACCGGCTCCTTCGGCCGCGCGCTGGTGAAGGGGCGCCGCTACGCGGAGGCGAGCCTGTTCTCGCTGCTCGCCTCGCTCCCGCTCGTCACCGTCTCGGCGGAGCGGGCGGCGCGGCGCATCGTGCGCGCGATCGAGCACGGCGAGCGCTTCGTGATCATCGGGCTGCCGGCGCGCCTGCTCCGGCTCGCCCACTCGATCATGCCCGGCGCCATCGTGGCGATCCTGGGCTTCGTGAACCGGTTCCTGCCCACCGCCGCCCCCGGGGCGCGCCACGGGATCGCGCTCCCGGCCGAGCTGTTCCGCCGCGGGCTGGCGCGCTCGATCCTGACCGCGCTCGGCGAGCGGGCCGCCCGCAGGTACAACGAGGAGCCCGCCTGA
- a CDS encoding OmpP1/FadL family transporter, whose translation MRKTFRIAFLAVLAAPAVALASGFEVININPRDLALSSSGVAAQEDAAATFQNPAALSKLSGLNLSLAGSMLSIRTKWTGTDAYPGKETTKFAPTPPVALYAAYGTKLAGRGLGFGFGVATPGGGQMKWDDQWEGRGRIITVERRMLGFYLNGGYELMPWLRVGGGAIYYEGIQYLKQGIQPFPDAYAELDTKGGGFAYQLSAEVKPLENLTLGFDYKHKGTMHMKGDAHFQVPPSLVGPTTQDQKVEQDLTFPNRIDTGLAWRVVKPVLVTLQYSWSRFVVYQSDVFEGETTTIEVPRDYRNGNVIRGGVEWTALPSLRLRAGLMRDWSGLRTNTLSPTLPDSNTTGYSVGAGWNVGSNLGLNGAFFYGDRDKQTATGTTAFPGSYKTDIWIVALGFTWRTDLGGR comes from the coding sequence ATGCGGAAGACCTTCCGGATCGCCTTCCTCGCCGTCCTCGCCGCCCCGGCCGTCGCGCTGGCCAGCGGGTTCGAGGTCATCAACATCAACCCGCGCGACCTCGCGCTCTCGTCCTCGGGCGTGGCCGCCCAGGAGGACGCGGCGGCCACGTTCCAGAACCCGGCCGCGCTCTCCAAGCTCTCCGGGCTCAACCTGTCGCTCGCCGGCTCGATGCTGAGCATCCGCACCAAGTGGACCGGCACCGACGCCTACCCGGGCAAGGAGACCACCAAGTTCGCGCCCACGCCGCCGGTGGCGCTGTACGCCGCCTACGGCACGAAGCTGGCCGGGCGCGGCCTCGGCTTCGGCTTCGGCGTCGCCACGCCCGGCGGCGGCCAGATGAAGTGGGACGACCAGTGGGAGGGGCGCGGCCGCATCATCACGGTCGAGCGCCGCATGCTCGGCTTCTACCTGAACGGCGGCTACGAGCTGATGCCGTGGCTGCGCGTCGGCGGCGGCGCCATCTACTACGAGGGCATCCAGTACCTGAAGCAGGGCATCCAGCCGTTCCCCGACGCCTACGCCGAGCTCGACACCAAGGGCGGCGGCTTCGCCTACCAGCTCTCCGCGGAGGTGAAGCCGCTCGAGAACCTCACGCTCGGGTTCGACTACAAGCACAAGGGGACCATGCACATGAAGGGCGACGCGCACTTCCAGGTGCCGCCCTCGCTGGTCGGCCCGACCACGCAGGACCAGAAGGTGGAGCAGGACCTCACCTTCCCGAACCGCATCGACACGGGCCTGGCGTGGCGGGTGGTGAAGCCGGTGCTGGTGACCCTGCAGTACTCCTGGTCGCGGTTCGTCGTGTACCAGAGCGACGTCTTCGAGGGCGAGACCACCACCATCGAGGTGCCGCGCGACTACCGCAACGGCAACGTGATCCGCGGCGGCGTCGAGTGGACCGCGCTCCCCAGCCTGCGGCTCCGCGCGGGCCTGATGCGCGACTGGTCGGGCCTGCGCACGAACACGCTCTCGCCGACGCTGCCCGACTCGAACACGACGGGCTATTCGGTCGGCGCCGGCTGGAACGTGGGCTCGAACCTGGGCCTGAACGGCGCGTTCTTCTACGGCGACCGCGACAAGCAGACGGCCACGGGGACCACCGCGTTCCCGGGCAGCTACAAGACGGACATCTGGATCGTGGCGCTCGGCTTCACCTGGCGCACCGACCTCGGCGGCCGGTAG